From a region of the Gordonia sp. PP30 genome:
- a CDS encoding PIG-L family deacetylase — translation MPGAANALFVHAHPDDESLWTGGTIAELAARGGQTSLITCTWAEGTSRHRELVDAVAALGMAEPPIMLGYADCFVPESAPGAPRMIDVPFDDAVRRVVEHIRRLRPDVIVTYNAYGIYGHPDHMHAHRLAVIAADAAAIGSYAPELGAPWRTKSLYFATLPKATVETLRPYLFEDSKIIIAGTAPDLVDVTLDLQARLGDKVRAINAHKTEVARSASMQNFMKLPRDMQRLFLGWESYRRRDLVPGGCDLA, via the coding sequence GTGCCCGGTGCCGCGAACGCTCTCTTCGTCCATGCTCATCCCGACGACGAGTCGCTGTGGACCGGCGGCACCATCGCCGAACTCGCCGCGCGCGGCGGCCAGACGTCGCTCATCACCTGTACCTGGGCGGAGGGCACCAGCCGCCACCGCGAACTGGTCGACGCGGTCGCCGCGCTCGGCATGGCGGAGCCCCCGATCATGCTCGGTTACGCCGACTGCTTCGTCCCCGAATCGGCGCCCGGCGCACCCCGGATGATCGATGTGCCGTTCGACGACGCCGTGCGCCGCGTCGTCGAGCACATCCGCCGGCTGCGGCCCGACGTGATCGTCACCTACAACGCCTACGGGATCTACGGGCATCCCGACCACATGCACGCGCACCGGCTGGCGGTGATCGCCGCCGACGCCGCCGCGATCGGCAGCTACGCCCCCGAGCTCGGCGCGCCGTGGCGCACCAAGTCGCTGTACTTCGCGACGCTGCCGAAGGCCACGGTCGAGACTCTTCGCCCGTACCTCTTCGAGGACTCCAAGATCATCATCGCCGGGACGGCACCCGACCTGGTCGACGTGACCCTCGACCTGCAGGCCCGCCTGGGCGACAAGGTCCGCGCCATCAACGCGCACAAGACCGAGGTGGCCCGCAGTGCCTCGATGCAGAACTTCATGAAGCTCCCCCGCGACATGCAGCGGCTGTTCCTGGGCTGGGAGTCGTACCGGCGGCGGGATCTGGTCCCCGGCGGCTGCGACCTGGCCTGA
- the htpG gene encoding molecular chaperone HtpG, whose protein sequence is MSAQTHEFQAEARQLLDLVVHSIYSNKDSFLRELISNSSDALDKLRIESLRDKELVADTSDLHVRLAPDAEARTLTVSDNGIGMSRDEVIELIGTVAKSGTAQLREALSKAGDSASSEELIGQFGIGFYSVFMVADTVTMITRKAGETVGTRWESTGDGTYTIDDVDDAPQGTAITLALKPVDDENAVHDYADPQVLRRLVKKYSDFIAWPVRMTEVLTSAAGGDRSIGGDGATAEEEGGEVSTGSTGETEVVDAVLNSQKALWAKSKDEVSEEEYAEFYRHISHNWDSPLETISLHAEGTFEYQALLFLPSQAPFDMFMRERKSSLHLYVRRVFIMDDCPELMPEYLRFVQGVVDANDLSLNVSREILQQDRQIRAIRRRLVKKVIGTVQELQDRRPEDYQTFWTNFGRVFKEGLVNDPDNLPALLKASVFESTNSDSEPTTLTDYLARAAAGQEVIYYMTGESRQQIEHSPHLEGFRAKGIEVLLLSDPVDEIWTSQMPEFEGKRFVSVAQGEADLDDEDAEDTTERDAEFAGLLTWLTGVLDDDVSETRLSKRLTDSAACLVGDAFAMSPQLEKLYRASGQPVPHMKRVLELNPGHPLVTGLAKAFADGGDDHAALEPTAKLVYAMALLAEGGELADPAEFAKLLSDTLVAGLQ, encoded by the coding sequence ATGAGTGCGCAAACCCATGAGTTCCAGGCCGAGGCGCGGCAACTGCTGGATCTGGTCGTGCATTCGATCTACTCGAACAAGGACAGCTTCCTGCGCGAGCTGATCTCGAACTCCTCCGATGCGCTCGACAAGCTGCGCATCGAATCCCTACGCGACAAGGAACTCGTCGCCGACACCTCCGACCTGCACGTACGACTCGCTCCGGACGCGGAGGCGCGCACGCTCACCGTCTCCGACAACGGCATCGGGATGAGCCGCGACGAGGTGATCGAGCTGATCGGCACAGTCGCCAAATCGGGCACCGCGCAGCTGCGCGAAGCCCTCTCCAAGGCCGGCGACTCGGCGTCGTCGGAGGAACTGATCGGCCAGTTCGGCATCGGCTTCTACTCGGTGTTCATGGTCGCCGACACCGTCACCATGATCACCCGCAAGGCCGGCGAGACCGTCGGCACGCGGTGGGAGTCGACCGGCGACGGCACCTACACCATCGACGACGTCGACGACGCCCCGCAGGGCACCGCGATTACCCTCGCGCTCAAGCCGGTGGACGACGAGAACGCCGTGCACGACTACGCCGACCCGCAGGTGCTGCGCCGCCTGGTGAAGAAGTACTCCGACTTCATCGCGTGGCCGGTGCGGATGACCGAGGTTTTGACGAGCGCGGCCGGCGGGGACCGCTCAATCGGCGGGGACGGCGCAACCGCTGAGGAAGAGGGCGGCGAGGTTTCGACGGGCTCAACCGGCGAAACGGAGGTCGTCGACGCCGTCCTCAACTCGCAGAAAGCGTTGTGGGCCAAGAGCAAGGACGAGGTCTCCGAGGAGGAGTACGCCGAGTTCTACCGGCACATCAGCCACAACTGGGATTCGCCGCTGGAGACCATCTCGCTGCACGCCGAGGGCACCTTCGAGTACCAGGCGCTGCTGTTCCTGCCCAGCCAGGCGCCGTTCGACATGTTCATGCGCGAGCGCAAGTCCAGCCTGCACCTCTACGTGCGGCGCGTCTTCATCATGGACGACTGCCCGGAGCTGATGCCGGAGTACCTGCGGTTCGTGCAGGGCGTGGTCGACGCGAACGACCTGTCGCTCAACGTCTCTCGCGAGATCCTGCAGCAGGACCGGCAGATCCGGGCGATCCGCCGCCGTCTGGTGAAGAAGGTGATCGGCACGGTCCAGGAACTGCAGGACCGTCGGCCCGAGGACTACCAGACCTTCTGGACCAACTTCGGCCGGGTGTTCAAGGAGGGGCTGGTCAACGATCCGGACAACCTTCCGGCGCTGCTCAAGGCGTCGGTGTTCGAGTCGACGAACTCCGATTCCGAGCCCACCACCCTGACCGACTACCTCGCCCGCGCCGCCGCCGGCCAGGAGGTCATCTACTACATGACCGGCGAGTCCCGGCAGCAGATCGAGCACTCGCCGCACCTGGAGGGCTTCCGCGCCAAGGGCATCGAGGTGCTGCTGCTGTCCGACCCGGTCGACGAGATCTGGACCTCGCAGATGCCGGAATTCGAGGGCAAGCGATTCGTCTCGGTCGCCCAGGGTGAGGCCGATCTCGATGATGAGGACGCCGAGGACACCACCGAGCGCGACGCCGAGTTCGCCGGCCTGCTGACCTGGCTGACCGGGGTGCTCGACGACGACGTGAGCGAGACCCGCCTGAGCAAGCGGCTCACCGACTCGGCGGCCTGCCTGGTGGGTGACGCCTTCGCGATGTCGCCGCAGCTGGAGAAGCTGTACCGGGCGTCGGGCCAGCCGGTCCCGCACATGAAGCGGGTCCTGGAGCTGAACCCGGGCCACCCGCTGGTGACCGGCCTGGCGAAGGCCTTCGCCGACGGCGGCGACGATCACGCGGCGCTCGAGCCGACCGCGAAGCTGGTCTACGCGATGGCGCTGCTGGCCGAGGGCGGGGAGCTGGCCGATCCGGCGGAGTTCGCGAAGCTGCTGTCCGACACCCTCGTCGCCGGGCTGCAGTGA
- a CDS encoding nitroreductase family deazaflavin-dependent oxidoreductase, with translation MGLLTPLAVRVGALGWLPEYLPWIVKVDDGIQKVSGGRVDLLTIAGLPSVTMLIPGRKSGIERSTTVLAAPVGDEWIVAGSYFGGPKTPAWVYNLRAAETIDVEIKGRRVPMSRRELDGDDRAQAWQTLRGVWPNFDLYEQRTDRVIPLFRLSPVVAH, from the coding sequence ATGGGCCTCCTGACACCTCTCGCCGTCCGCGTCGGCGCCCTCGGTTGGCTGCCGGAGTATCTGCCGTGGATCGTCAAGGTCGACGACGGCATCCAGAAGGTGTCGGGAGGCCGCGTCGACCTGCTCACCATCGCAGGGCTGCCGAGCGTCACCATGCTGATCCCCGGGCGGAAGTCCGGCATCGAGCGGAGCACCACGGTGCTCGCCGCTCCGGTGGGGGACGAGTGGATCGTCGCCGGGTCGTACTTCGGCGGCCCCAAGACGCCGGCCTGGGTCTACAACCTGCGCGCCGCCGAAACGATCGACGTCGAGATCAAGGGCAGGCGGGTGCCGATGTCGCGCCGCGAACTCGACGGCGACGACCGCGCACAGGCCTGGCAGACCCTCCGCGGCGTCTGGCCCAACTTCGACCTGTACGAGCAGCGCACCGACCGGGTGATCCCCCTCTTCCGGCTCAGCCCGGTGGTCGCCCACTGA
- a CDS encoding crotonase/enoyl-CoA hydratase family protein has product MSYRTVEYEAFEVTVAEHVAEVTLIGPGRGNAMGPAFWAELVPIFRGIDADPDVRSVVLTGSGKHFSYGLDLPAMAGDFGSVLADGAKAKARTDFHDLIKRMQDGINAVADCRKPVVAAIAGWCIGGGVDLITAADIRLASADAKFSVREVKVAIVADMGSLARLPLIVGDGHTRDLALTGKDIDAARAERIGLVTEVYDDRDAVLAAARESAAQIAANPPLVVQGVKTVLDHSRAARVDDSLRYVAAWNAAFLPSNDLTEAITAVFEKRPPEFRGE; this is encoded by the coding sequence ATGAGCTACCGCACCGTCGAGTACGAGGCCTTCGAGGTCACCGTCGCCGAGCACGTCGCCGAGGTGACCCTGATCGGTCCGGGCCGTGGCAATGCGATGGGGCCGGCGTTCTGGGCCGAGCTGGTGCCGATCTTCCGCGGTATCGACGCCGACCCCGACGTGCGCTCGGTGGTGCTGACCGGCTCGGGCAAGCACTTCTCCTACGGCCTCGACCTGCCCGCGATGGCCGGCGACTTCGGCTCCGTCCTCGCCGACGGTGCGAAGGCCAAGGCGCGCACCGACTTCCACGACCTGATCAAGCGCATGCAGGACGGCATCAACGCCGTCGCCGACTGCCGAAAGCCGGTCGTCGCCGCGATCGCCGGGTGGTGCATCGGCGGCGGCGTCGACCTGATCACGGCCGCCGACATCCGGCTGGCCAGCGCCGATGCGAAGTTTTCGGTGCGCGAGGTCAAGGTGGCCATCGTCGCCGACATGGGCTCGCTCGCCCGCCTGCCGCTGATCGTCGGCGACGGCCACACCCGCGACCTGGCCCTCACCGGCAAGGACATCGACGCCGCCCGCGCCGAGCGGATCGGACTGGTCACCGAGGTGTACGACGACCGCGACGCCGTCCTGGCGGCCGCCCGCGAGTCGGCGGCACAGATCGCCGCCAATCCCCCGCTGGTAGTCCAGGGCGTCAAGACGGTGCTCGACCACAGCCGCGCCGCCCGCGTCGACGACAGCCTCCGCTACGTCGCCGCCTGGAACGCCGCCTTCCTCCCGAGCAACGACCTCACCGAGGCCATCACCGCCGTCTTCGAGAAGCGCCCCCCGGAGTTCCGGGGCGAGTAG
- a CDS encoding alpha/beta-hydrolase family protein, whose amino-acid sequence MSSPEAGTPDSEATEPPADDATAPAAEGATADDTPSESPAPSRWRRFGAWWQRNITHFSYAGALVGTLLLWLSFTPSLLPRGPLFQGLVSGGSAAVGYMIGTFFAYLARYLISRKEPWRRAGTTAWSALGVACVIGTAVMLYFYGRWQNEIRDLMGVAHSSWTAYPILVVVTVIAFTLLVVIGQLWGAGVRDLTRRLNRRVPPRISAVTAVAIAVVLTVFVVNGMVADYGMRALNSSFAALNSESTPDSDPPTSSLRSGGPESKVSWKSLGRMGRAFVSSGPTTEQLTEFNGTPAKQPIRVYAGLESADGPLATAQLVVDELERTGAFQRKLIGIGMTTGTGWINRSMPDSLEYMYNGDTAMASMQYSMLPSWLSFLVDQERARQAGVALFEAIDVRLRRIPEAQRPKVVVFGESLGSFGGEAPFGSMPTLLARTNGALFTGPTFSNTLWNDVTRNRQPGSPEWQPVYRYGDQVRFIADGGDLPRTDAAPHDTRMVYVQHASDPISWWSPKLLFNKPDWLREKRGPDVLPATRWIPVVTFLQVSADMAVAANVPDGHGHTYLAAIPQAWAWILTPPGWTPEKTQRLIPKLTRS is encoded by the coding sequence ATGTCCTCACCCGAAGCCGGCACTCCCGACAGCGAAGCCACGGAACCTCCCGCCGACGACGCGACGGCCCCCGCTGCGGAGGGCGCCACCGCGGACGACACTCCCAGCGAATCTCCCGCGCCCAGCAGGTGGCGGCGCTTCGGCGCGTGGTGGCAGCGGAACATCACCCACTTCTCCTACGCCGGCGCGCTGGTCGGGACGCTGCTGCTCTGGCTGTCGTTCACGCCGTCCCTGCTCCCCCGCGGCCCCCTGTTCCAGGGCCTGGTCAGCGGCGGTTCCGCCGCCGTCGGCTACATGATCGGCACCTTCTTCGCCTACCTGGCGCGCTACCTGATCTCGCGCAAGGAACCGTGGCGGCGGGCCGGTACCACGGCCTGGAGCGCACTCGGCGTCGCGTGCGTGATCGGCACCGCGGTGATGCTCTACTTCTACGGGCGGTGGCAGAACGAGATCCGCGACCTGATGGGCGTGGCGCACTCGTCGTGGACGGCGTACCCGATCCTGGTCGTGGTCACGGTGATCGCCTTCACCCTGCTCGTGGTGATCGGTCAGCTGTGGGGCGCCGGTGTCCGTGACCTGACACGCCGGCTCAATCGCCGTGTCCCGCCGCGGATCTCGGCGGTCACCGCGGTGGCCATCGCCGTCGTGCTGACCGTGTTCGTGGTGAACGGCATGGTCGCCGATTACGGGATGCGGGCGCTGAACTCGTCGTTCGCCGCGCTGAACAGCGAGAGCACACCGGATTCGGACCCGCCGACGTCGAGCCTCCGGTCGGGTGGCCCCGAATCGAAGGTCAGCTGGAAGAGTCTGGGCCGCATGGGCCGGGCGTTCGTGTCGTCCGGGCCGACCACCGAGCAGCTGACCGAGTTCAACGGCACCCCGGCGAAGCAGCCGATCCGCGTCTACGCCGGGCTGGAGTCGGCCGACGGCCCGCTCGCGACCGCGCAGCTCGTCGTCGACGAACTCGAGCGCACCGGTGCCTTCCAGCGCAAGCTGATCGGCATCGGCATGACGACCGGCACCGGCTGGATCAACCGCTCCATGCCCGACTCGCTCGAATACATGTACAACGGCGACACCGCGATGGCCTCGATGCAGTACTCGATGCTGCCGAGCTGGCTGTCGTTCCTGGTGGATCAGGAACGCGCACGACAGGCCGGTGTCGCGCTGTTCGAGGCCATCGACGTCCGGCTGCGGAGGATCCCGGAGGCGCAGCGGCCGAAGGTCGTCGTCTTCGGCGAGAGCCTGGGGTCGTTCGGCGGTGAGGCGCCGTTCGGCTCGATGCCGACACTGCTGGCCCGGACCAACGGCGCGCTGTTCACCGGCCCGACGTTCAGCAACACGCTCTGGAACGACGTGACGCGCAACCGCCAGCCGGGCTCGCCCGAGTGGCAGCCGGTCTATCGCTACGGCGATCAGGTGCGGTTCATCGCCGACGGCGGTGACCTGCCGCGGACCGACGCCGCACCGCACGACACCCGCATGGTCTACGTGCAGCACGCCTCTGATCCCATCTCGTGGTGGTCGCCGAAACTCCTGTTCAACAAACCGGACTGGCTCCGTGAGAAGCGCGGACCGGATGTGCTGCCCGCGACCCGCTGGATCCCGGTCGTCACCTTCCTGCAGGTCTCTGCCGACATGGCGGTCGCGGCGAACGTCCCCGACGGCCACGGGCACACCTACCTCGCGGCGATCCCGCAGGCGTGGGCGTGGATCCTGACGCCGCCGGGCTGGACCCCGGAGAAGACACAGCGGCTCATCCCCAAACTGACCCGCAGCTGA
- a CDS encoding VOC family protein: MFDDPLALSDVAVTVPSGDPAAAAAVYTAMIGEPEPGTARWRAGNGSLTVVPASADDEAPRVRFQAHDAEAAQKLLTRRGLRPDEVRAVGVTAAAGARSGAPVLDHVVFTAPSVDTGIALFGGRLGLNLRLVREFGPVSQLFFRTPSVVVEVLAGAENPGIALWGLAWHSDDLDAEHDRLVCAGLALSEIRAGRKPGTRVTTVREPALGVPTILIEQQPRPR; encoded by the coding sequence ATGTTCGACGATCCGCTCGCCCTCTCCGACGTCGCCGTGACCGTCCCGTCCGGGGATCCCGCCGCCGCGGCCGCCGTCTACACCGCGATGATCGGGGAACCGGAGCCGGGAACCGCCCGGTGGCGGGCGGGGAACGGCTCGCTGACCGTCGTACCCGCTTCGGCGGACGACGAAGCCCCGCGCGTGCGGTTCCAGGCGCACGACGCGGAAGCTGCGCAGAAGCTGCTCACCCGGCGCGGGCTGCGGCCCGACGAGGTGCGCGCGGTCGGCGTGACCGCCGCTGCCGGGGCGCGATCCGGTGCGCCGGTGCTCGATCACGTCGTCTTCACCGCGCCCTCGGTCGATACGGGGATCGCCCTGTTCGGCGGACGGCTCGGACTGAATCTGCGGCTGGTCCGCGAGTTCGGGCCGGTGTCTCAGCTCTTCTTCCGGACGCCGAGCGTGGTGGTCGAGGTGCTCGCGGGCGCGGAGAATCCCGGGATCGCGCTGTGGGGCCTGGCCTGGCACAGCGACGACCTCGACGCCGAACACGACCGGCTCGTGTGCGCCGGCCTGGCCCTGAGCGAGATCCGCGCCGGCCGCAAGCCCGGTACACGGGTGACGACGGTCCGCGAGCCCGCCCTCGGTGTGCCGACGATCCTGATCGAGCAGCAGCCGCGCCCGCGTTGA
- a CDS encoding YciC family protein — MTESTESGAERDPVVPNAASPEVPNPEAPNPEAQHPDAANPPAASSYEAGGYGQNPYAQNPYAQNPYTQNPYMQGRPGQPPYAAVPPYGAYPPPMPPVAPPKVPGKADLGGAFKWSWTTFSRYTWPMLVPGLLFVVTWAIALVVMIIGMLWMVPVKTVRTYDEYGYATTTTTTEFHVGGLILLVVAFLVMMIVVTYLQGAVYSGVLRVADGEPAGVREFLTLRRPIAYFVTVILLGLVTLIGFVLLIVPGLIAAFAFQFAPIMVIEQKMSPTAAMAASARLAFAKKSDSILVLLIQMAYSYAGSLAMVGVLVTLPTGAAFDVHAYRDLVERPVPPQL; from the coding sequence ATGACCGAATCCACCGAGTCCGGCGCCGAGCGCGATCCCGTCGTCCCGAACGCCGCGAGCCCGGAAGTCCCGAACCCGGAGGCCCCGAACCCGGAGGCCCAGCACCCGGACGCGGCGAATCCGCCGGCCGCGAGTTCGTACGAGGCGGGCGGGTACGGCCAGAATCCCTACGCACAGAATCCGTACGCACAGAATCCCTACACGCAGAACCCGTACATGCAGGGCCGGCCAGGCCAGCCGCCGTACGCCGCGGTCCCGCCGTACGGGGCGTACCCGCCGCCGATGCCGCCGGTCGCGCCTCCGAAGGTTCCGGGGAAGGCGGATCTGGGCGGGGCGTTCAAGTGGTCGTGGACGACGTTCTCGCGCTACACCTGGCCGATGCTGGTGCCCGGGCTGCTCTTCGTGGTCACCTGGGCGATCGCCCTCGTCGTCATGATCATCGGCATGCTCTGGATGGTGCCGGTGAAGACCGTCCGGACGTACGACGAGTACGGCTACGCCACCACCACGACGACCACCGAGTTCCACGTCGGCGGCCTGATCCTGCTGGTCGTGGCTTTCCTGGTGATGATGATCGTGGTGACCTACCTGCAGGGCGCGGTCTATTCGGGTGTGTTGCGGGTCGCCGACGGTGAGCCCGCGGGAGTCCGCGAGTTCCTCACGCTGCGGCGGCCGATCGCGTACTTCGTGACGGTGATCCTGCTCGGTCTGGTCACCCTGATCGGCTTCGTGCTGCTGATCGTGCCCGGCCTGATCGCGGCCTTCGCCTTTCAATTCGCGCCGATCATGGTGATCGAGCAGAAGATGTCGCCGACGGCCGCGATGGCGGCGTCGGCCCGCCTGGCGTTCGCCAAGAAGTCCGACAGCATCCTGGTGCTGCTGATCCAGATGGCGTACAGCTACGCCGGCAGTCTGGCGATGGTCGGGGTACTGGTGACGCTGCCGACCGGTGCCGCGTTCGACGTCCACGCCTACCGCGACCTCGTCGAGCGTCCGGTCCCTCCGCAGCTGTAG
- a CDS encoding M20/M25/M40 family metallo-hydrolase, with protein sequence MSTPRATDEVVDLVSRLIRFDTSNTGELETTRGEEDCAKWVAQRLEEVGYVTEYVESGQPGRGNVFARLAGPPDAERGALLVHVHLDVVPAAAEDWSIDPFSGAVRDGYIWGRGAVDMKDMAGMVLALARQLKRDGVVPPRELVFAFLADEEAGGTWGSQWLVKHRPDLFDGVTEAVGEVGGFSLTVDRPDGEVRRLYLVETAEKGLSWMRLTAEARAGHGSFLHDDNAVTRIAEAVARIGSHTFPLVMTESVAEFLTALSEETGLEFSPDTPDLETALFKIGNLARIIGATLRDTANPTMLTAGYKANVIPQRAEAVIDCRVLPGRQAEFEATIDELIGPDVRREWITHLDAVETTFDGHLVDAMNDAILAYDPQGRTVPYMLSGGTDAKAFAKLGIRCFGFAPLQLPPELDFAALFHGIDERVPVDAVLFGTRVLEHFLLNS encoded by the coding sequence GTGAGCACTCCCCGCGCGACCGACGAAGTAGTAGATCTGGTGAGCCGGCTGATCCGGTTCGACACCTCGAACACCGGAGAGCTGGAGACCACCCGCGGCGAGGAGGACTGCGCCAAATGGGTGGCGCAGCGCCTGGAGGAGGTCGGGTACGTCACCGAGTACGTCGAGTCGGGGCAGCCGGGGCGCGGCAACGTGTTCGCGCGGCTGGCCGGACCGCCCGATGCCGAGCGCGGCGCCCTGCTGGTGCACGTGCATCTCGACGTCGTCCCGGCCGCCGCCGAGGACTGGAGCATCGATCCGTTCTCCGGTGCCGTCCGCGACGGCTACATCTGGGGCCGCGGCGCCGTCGACATGAAGGACATGGCCGGCATGGTGCTCGCCCTGGCCCGGCAGCTCAAGCGCGACGGTGTGGTGCCGCCGCGCGAGCTGGTGTTCGCGTTCCTGGCCGACGAGGAGGCCGGCGGTACGTGGGGCTCGCAGTGGCTGGTGAAGCACCGTCCCGACCTGTTCGACGGCGTCACCGAGGCCGTCGGCGAGGTGGGTGGTTTCTCGCTCACCGTCGACCGGCCCGACGGCGAGGTGCGCCGTCTGTACCTCGTGGAGACCGCCGAGAAGGGCCTGTCGTGGATGCGGCTCACCGCGGAGGCACGGGCCGGGCACGGCTCGTTCCTGCACGACGACAACGCGGTGACCCGGATCGCCGAGGCCGTCGCCCGGATCGGCAGTCACACCTTCCCGCTCGTGATGACCGAGTCGGTCGCCGAATTCCTCACCGCGCTGTCGGAGGAGACCGGGCTGGAGTTCAGCCCGGACACCCCCGACCTGGAGACCGCGCTGTTCAAGATCGGCAATCTGGCCCGCATCATCGGCGCCACGCTGCGCGACACCGCCAACCCGACCATGCTGACGGCCGGCTACAAGGCCAACGTGATCCCGCAGCGGGCCGAGGCGGTGATCGACTGCCGCGTCCTCCCGGGCCGTCAGGCCGAGTTCGAGGCCACCATCGACGAGCTGATCGGTCCGGACGTCCGCCGCGAATGGATCACCCATCTCGATGCCGTGGAGACCACGTTCGACGGCCACCTGGTCGATGCGATGAACGACGCGATCCTCGCCTACGACCCGCAGGGCCGCACCGTCCCGTACATGCTCTCCGGCGGCACCGATGCCAAGGCGTTCGCCAAGCTCGGGATCCGCTGCTTCGGTTTCGCGCCGCTGCAACTGCCGCCCGAGCTCGACTTCGCCGCGCTGTTCCACGGGATCGACGAGCGCGTCCCGGTCGACGCCGTGCTGTTCGGCACCCGGGTCCTGGAGCACTTCCTGCTGAATTCGTAG
- a CDS encoding sigma factor has product MWAVCLQICGNQHDAEDALQGALVAAWRHLDRFRG; this is encoded by the coding sequence ATGTGGGCCGTCTGCCTGCAGATCTGCGGCAATCAACACGACGCGGAGGACGCGCTCCAGGGCGCCCTGGTGGCCGCCTGGCGGCATCTCGACCGGTTTCGCGGCTAG